The Brassica napus cultivar Da-Ae chromosome C1, Da-Ae, whole genome shotgun sequence DNA segment TTTGGATGTTTCACTGGGATGTACACAAATCCAATGTTACATTTTTGTCATCAGAACTTTGAATGATGATCTCTCTTCACTAGTTTTACTTGTTTAGGTgggaggatttttttttttttttaacacgaTTTAGGTGGGAGGATATATGCCAATAGTGATGATGGAACATCAACTGCAACCAtcgttttgatttcaaaatttgttgccAATCACAATGGAGTATCGCATGCACAGTCCTAAAATCTGTACCATAAGGTGATCAATACTTTTATATTTCGAGCGATAACCACTGACAATATATATGCAACTCATGAGTTAGTTTTTCTTGCTACTTCAGTTAAAAATAAGCACATGATTTTCACCATTAATCGGTGACAGGGACTAGCTAGTAAAAAGGTTACACTACCGACTACGTTCAGAGCTAATATAAATATGTGCATGTGGACGGGTCTATCTACGGTTCTGAACGAAGAATCCAAATAGAAATGAAAGAGACTTGGTTCAAATAAAATTTAGGACAAAGATCCATCTTAAAAAGAAGAGCCTCCCTTCAAAATGGCAAAACATTGAAAGCTTAATATATCACCATTAGTGGGttatacttatatatttgaTGTACATTGGTCTTGGTGCATAGCTTTAAACTAAGAGTTTATGAGCTCGAACTTTAATGGACAATTAAAGACTAGAGAAGGTGATCACCACTTGAGTAGTTATTAAACAAGTTAACGGTAACATGGGAGTTTTGAGTTTTCCCAAGTTAGTGTGTCTTGGGGCAGAAGCTACGTGGTCGCAACTCGTGAGTACTATTCAAGTCATTCTCAACGACAGTTAGTTTACAAGCAAGAAATGTTGGtcttatgtgtaaaatttaatatttagtttaaatatttccgcaacttaaaaaaaaaaaacaattttcatatTGACAAACGTACACCACCAAATTTAGTAGTCAAAATCTGGTATATATGTTTTAGTGATTGTATTATGTATAATGATAACCAAAGAAAtgtattataaaaacaaatagagaatGCAGAAAGATGTATTAAGGGTAATCTGTATTTGATTGTGCTGAAAAATCCGCTAAACTTGGGATAACATGTGGAGAGTCACCTTCGTACGGTTGCCATGAAACATGCAGCAAAGCCAATaattcaaaatagttttttgaTGTATACGACTATTATAAACATGATTATTTAGATAATACTCCTTTCTAAGCACTACTTAGTTGACAAAGCGCGTATACTGATAATAAAGTAAACATTAGTTAGcatattttatcataattttgatttttgacaGTCGTTAAAAGCTACACAGTGATATCACTATAAACTTTTAAggttatttgattatatattatacttGGAAAAGAAGTTttcattactatttttttttaaaaacaggAACGTCTTTTGAATTATACGGTTTCAACTTCCAGCAACAAATGAAAGTGAAACATATTAAGTGGAGGCCAGCAAGGGTACGATTCTCAGATTCATCTAAGACAACGGGAGATTGTTAATCTCCAAACTCATGTTGTAATTAAGGTCTTTATTGAGCCTCAAGTATTTTTATTAGTCCGATTTAATAATGAGCCTGGCGTTCACCATGCTCTCCTGGGCACGACCTCTCCCACCCGAAATACTTTTCTTTTGCTAAGTTACGGAGACTTCGAACATACTTTTATCGATCGATCGAATCACTGACACATGTAATAGGAATTGTTATATACTTTACATAATTTTCCAGGCTTTTGCATGTCGGCTATATAACAATAATTAAAGCCTTGGGCCGTCAGCTAGATTTGAAAAAAAGGTTATGATGGTTCTTATAAGTACAGTCCTTTATAAAATGgtcaataatgttttatttgtgTTGCATCGGGAGTTATTAGTCTTGCCACTTTTCTTGAAAACTGATATTTGacttcttataatattttccATTGCGATTAGTTGGCtgatataatttgataaaagtCTTAGtggatttagataaaaaaaaataattattctaaACTTGTGGAATATTTTTGGGATAATCCGTTATACTCACGTAAAAGCTTTGGCAATGGAGTTTTCAGAATCAGCAATGCTTTTCAGCCATAACTTGCACCACTACTATGAGTGATACATTGTTTACAAACACGAAACCTGAAGATTAAATGGCTTATCACGGTTTAAATTTCATAAAGATAGGCGTATGTTCCTTCCTCagaattgcaaaaaaaaattaaattagtttcTCGCTCGTAGAGTTAAGATCTCAGGACTTTGAATTGCGCAAGACATTATGTAATCCCAAAATTTGCAAATGAGCAAGTCGGGTTCTATCTTAGTATAACGAGATGAATGGTCAAAGATTAAAGATatctattaagaaaaaaaaaatacaaaacaattaGAATCAAAAGTTTGTTACTGAAGAGGAAGACACCCGaatcaaaacaataaaagaagagGGGTAGAAAATGGGGAAAAAATTTCAAAGGTAAGACAACTATTAGCAAGGCCGTCTTCAAGTTGAATCAGTGATCTTGTTCTCTAGCTACTTTCTTGCGAAAATGTGACCTATCTTTTATCTGTCGACGGCAAATTAAAAATGGCTTGCGAATGTTGCATGTAATATTTGTTAGGCTTTTGGCGTTTTCCAAATCCGAGATCAAGGTTTCTTTGCCCTCAACCTAGAACTTCTCGAATGCTCTGGTTCTTTAGAGAGGTTGAGCTAGTCTAGTGTAGTAATAACTATTTGCTCTCTTTTGTTGCGATCCTACGTTTCTTTCTATGGTGTTGTGACTTGTTGTTCGAGTTAGCTAGTTCCTTCCTTCTTCAAGCTTGTTGGTATTATGGAGGTGCTGtagcttttgtttcttctccGAATTTATGCTCATTGGTTCAGCTGTGGCGATTAACGTCTTTTGCTCATTCATGCAGCTCTTAAGCCCATATAAACCactaaaagaaactaacaagaaTGCTTGCGATTATAGTTTAGAAAGAATGTAATAACAATGGTGTTTCAGTCCACTGAAAAAgctcataattttaatatagagAACAAACAGCAAATGGGAACGGGATGATTTAAGTTTTACAAGTTCCACAGGATTGAAAAGAGAATGGAGATCATGTGATTTCTTAATGATCTtgtcttcacaatttttttttaataagacagaaaagttttataaatatgattacATAGAAATGAGAAGAGTTTTTAGTTATTAAGGGGGCTCGTCCTTGCGGAGTGTTAGCCCATTCCGTACTTTTGAGTCCAGGTACGGGCAGTGGACTCGTACTTGTTCTTGTCGGTCTTGTACATGTGAGCTATCTCCGGAACCAAAGGATCATCCGGGTTTGGATCCGTCAACAGCGAACAGATCGACAGCAGCACCTATTTGCATCACACACGCATGCATACGAATCAATAATACTAGGTTTCAATTGGTGTAAACGCAAAGTTTGTTTTCATAAGTAACGGACTACTTACTACTTGCACATCTATAGCCTTTAATCGGTTCTCATATGGTAGAAAAAAATTggggaagaagaaaagaaaaaaaccttgGAAATGGTGAGGGCAGGACTCCACTGCTCCTTCAAGATGTCGAGGCAGATGCTCCCATTGCTGTTGATGTTCGGGTGGAACACCTTAGTCCTAAAAGCCacctaaatttttattttgtcacaCCATACGCATGAGCAATCAAAGGAAGCAACCAACAGAGAAACAACATGCAATGTTCCAAAAGTACCTTGGGAGGTTTAAAAGGATAGTCAGGAGGGAAATGAATGGTAACAAGGAAAACTCCACCAGAGTAAGGGCTGTCCGATGGGCCCATTATCGTGGCTTGCCAATGGAACATGTCTTCCGCGACAGGTCCTGTCAAAAGATGCAACCAACCAAGAGTGGTGAATATCATCAAACCATAAAAGCAACAAAAAGAATGTAAAGAAGCAAGCAGCTGAcaaattaagataaaaaaagaagatatccGACAGATCTAAGAAGTAACAAAAGTTGAAACTTTGGgacattaattaaaacaaaaaaaaaactgagagaCGGACAAATGATTAGATCTAAGCTAACGAGAGAGATCAATACCAAAACCAGAGCCATACAGGAACAAAAGCGAAATTCTAAACTAAGGATCCTAAATCAGAGCATCATCAGGTGGAGCAAACACAAATACATAATCGAATCGTAAAGTTGAAGGTAACCTGCGCTGCATGAAGTGGGAGGATCCTTCTGCAGATCCTTCAATTCCTTCAAAATCCGTTTCGATGCCATCTCAAAGACCTTTACgatccaaaacaaaaaaaaacaaaaaaaagggtCAGAGAGCTAATAATAATACGTTATGACGGGAAGATTCAACAAAATCTATACCTTTCGCGTTCAGCTTAGATTCTTCGAAATTTAGGGGaagaattaataataataaagggGGAAGAGAAAGGAAACTGTAATcttgtcctctctctctcttcgttgATTTTATTTCTGAGTGGGGGACTCTTCTTTATTCGAGAGAtactaataattataatatttgtttttgggtGGGCCTAACTTCGCGTTGCACTTACGGTATCAAAAGTTATACTACTGTTTCAAAAACGCGCTTCGTCCCCCTTCCTATTATGTGGCCGCCGATTGCTCCATTCACATCGTACGCGACGTCGTTTTGAGTGTTAGTTAATAACTCGTATAATCCGACGGCTGAGAGTTGTAGTATCACTTTTTGTAAACGAATCATCTGGCGTCCATTTCCTTGCTTTCACAGATTCCCCATGGAGTCAATGGTTGATGTGACCATGAGTTTTTCTTTTAAGTACATGTACATCATATAAGAGACTTGTTTGTACAAGAGGCTTGTTTGAACTCTTTGCATTTTCTGAtaaattttgggttttctttgCCTCTCATTAGTTAAGGAAATTTGGTTTGGTTGGAATGAATAAGCTTTGCAAAATTATATTAGAACAACATAATATTTAAGTGTTAATTAGAATTAGTTGATGGTGATGACTGATGACCCATGTCAAGCCCACTAGTCTGATCCTTCCTGGCCCAAAATTTTGCACAATTCACATATGTATCAATTTAACTAGAAGGTCCGGTCCAGACAAGGAAACACATTTACTTGAGGAAATAGATTTAACGGCTGTAGCTATGTTTTCTTAGATCTTGTCAAAGACATGACAAAAATAGTAGTTGTAAAACACCCATGCCTAAATTTGAGGAGCTTGCAACCAGTAATCCAGTATCCTCCCTCCCTAGAGAGTTTTTCTTAGTTGCTGCCTTGTGCTTTATTATACTTTGTTTTATACTGCTAAGCTAGATGATATGGTTAACTAAACCGTGTGTGCATTTAATAAAGGAGGGGCTTCCACATCTATTTGATTATCTTCTTTGTCCGAAACCTTAAGTCCAAAACTTCCATTTTTGAGCTGCTTGAACCATTTCTTCTGCTTCGGTTGCTCAGCACTTATTGCAATGGCAACGTCATTAGGGAAGAGATCACATTTCACAAAAGCGTGCATCACCGTCAATACCAGGACACCTATCACCATCAGAGTTGCTGCTCCAGACATCACAATCGACAAGACCTGAGTTGCTAAACCGGTGACTTCGCCTGAGTATTTTATCGTCGCAGTGGCCACAGCCGTCATAGGAAACGTGTAAGCCCACCAAGCTAGCGAGAATCTGCCATttcacaatatataaaaatcagattacatttaatttatttggtttctAGACTTATATAATTAGTTATACTTGAATCCACGGAAAAAGTTGATCCGCACAACCTGAAAGAAGAACCACAACAAGTGAAGTGATTAACATTTCTTGTGTAGCAGGCAACTTTGCTTTGTTTTCACTACAACTTTGTTACTGAAGAAGAAAATTACCAGAGAGAAGTACAAGAACAAGGAAATGAAGTAGTAAAAGCGGGAACCAAGATCGAAAGAACCACAAAGCTGTGTCCAAGCCATTGAAGCGACAGCCGGTGCAGCCACGAAGAGGAAAAAGACAGGGTGGAGCTCTTTAGGTAATGTCTCGTTTGTGGGAAGTCTCTGATAGAGAGTCACAAACAAGACCAAATAATAAGCCAAACCAACGGCAAAGAAGAACATTGGTCCTTCTTCCAACCCCATTGATGCTCCAAGAAGTGCTCCGGCGAAGTTTCCAATAATGGCAAGGTGATTCGTAGGATTAGCAACTTTGGAGAGGCGTCTTTGTCCACCAGACATCCACTGTCCGTAAATCTTCATTTCAAGAAACAAGACCGGAGCCATCAAGAAGTACCAAAGCATAGAGGGAAGATTCGAGGTGATGGAATGTGGGATTCCAAGTGCCATGAAGAGGACTGATATGAGAGGAGCGAAGAAGAAATTGACTCGGATCGGATGCTTGAATTCTCTGCGAACCGCCTGGAAGAAGAAAATGGTTTTGAAGAGGTAAGTAATGGAGACGGCGAGGAGGAGGACGAGAGAGATCCACCAAAGCACGTGGTTGACCACTTGCGTCAAGTGCAAGAATCTCTCAGCGTTTGTGGTTGCTAAGGTCTTCCACATGATGGCTTGACTGCTTACTCCAAGACACATCCCGTACGATGTTATTGGAAAGCGTAGAAGAAACGGCCACGTTTTGTCCTCAGGCAAAActatcttctccttctcctgtTCTTTCACCAATACAAAACATCATAAACTTCGTGAAGTAACTTTAAATCTTTGTGCACccgtaaaaaaaaactatttagaaTTAAGAAAAGTAACTTTAGTTAGTAAAAAtggtttcttaaaaatatatcagcTTTAAAGTACGAGTGTAAGGATTATAAATATTTcttcacataatatatataaataaattctaAACGGATATTTTACTCAATATGTGTTTGCTTTCTTCAAAGTTAATTCGTGTTTGTTAATATGaagtaacaaaaaaatcaagaacaagGACAAGAATAATATACCTTGAGAGTTTCAAGTTCAGGACCTTGAAGAGCGTCAAAGAATCTATCAGCGGGTAGAGATTCAGTGATCTCTTTATCCTCCTCCTGCAACGAGCTGTCAAtaggttttccacgtaaattCGATATCTGACGTTCGAGCTTCCCTGACATGGTCCTGAATAGGTCATACCTCTTGTCGTGCGAGCTCCTAAAAGCTTCTTGGTCAAGAAACATGGAACCTCTAGGCATAGACTTGGAGTGAAACGTCATGTTCCTCGGTCCCATTCGTTTCTCTAATCGTGAGAACTCTCCACAACTCGATTGACGATGGTTGTCTAATAGATCTGGAGTTGCTGGAGAAACTGAAGAACTAGCCGATCTCGTATTATTCATCGTTTCTCTGATTTAGTACATAAACTGCACTCATAAAGATCATCCAAATACGTTACATTCAAAGATACATACTACTAGGTTACCTGTATTTAACACAAAAACCATATATACTTACAGAGAAAGTGATGGAAACAGAAGATGTAGATCTGATCAGCGTGAAGAACAGAGTAGTGATTAGGTATGGGCAGGGGACAGTGGCTGCCCCCCATATATAAGTCAATTAAGTCCACCGAGAGACCAGAATATACTGTATATGTGCGGTAGAACGGGATAGTTACGTAAAGATAAAGTGCTGTTCAGATAAAGTTTTATAGCTGtcgaaagaaagaaagataaagtTTGATGTCTTTGCACTTTTGTTTGTATTCAAGCAGTTGTGTTTTGACTAGTAGTGCGTTGTCTACAAGCACTTTTAATTGTCTTATCTGTTCTGTGCTTCATCAAGCGGTGATTTTTGGTCTGAGATTTGTCCCATGCTATTGCCAAAAGAACCTATTACTATTAGTGCAACAATATAACGACTGTGAAGAGTATACAAGAACCTTCGCGTAAAATATACAAACAATCAGGTTAAGAAATTCGGCGATAATTGTTCCTTCGAATTTGTGTTTGGACTCCAAAGTCAAATAGTCAACGAAAGAAGTGGCTCTTTGCCCTCTCGGTTAGCCGCGTCTGTGTTTTCCACTATTATCCGTACATTCAAAATGAAGTCGAATATTCTATGTTTTTATTCAtgaatttaatataaaacagtTTGTGCTTATGATTTTTCTGCCTTGTTCGGAGTACATTAAATTAGTTATGTGTTACAATAATGTTGGGCTTACAAATACTAATTAATCATAGAACAGTAATGGGCCTTTCAaatactattttcttaaaaaatcaatatatccTCCTAgtctatttttattaaaaactttccaaatGGTTGATTTTCCCGGCAAAAGGGTTAACGACCATAAGAGTTAATGCAAGCATTTCTATAGATAGAGGACGATCGTCCCACACCCATGAAACCTATTTGTATTCTCCATCATCCACCACATTCTTATTTACCGCAAAAACAAATCATCCACTACAAAAACTTGAGAGCAAAACAAACTTGGTTAtttgagaaaggaaaaaaaaataaaaatacaaagaccACATTTTTTAGTAGGGAATGCTTTTGAGTTTGAACAGAGGATTTGTTTGGAATAAATGGAGCAGAAGAGCGTGTTGTTTTCAGCGTTAGGCGTTGGTGTTGGGCTAGGTCTCGGGCTAGCGTCAGGTCAAGGTTTAGGTAAATGGGCAAACGGCTCGGTTGCTGCAGAGGATGAGCTTACAGGAGAAAAGATTGAGCAAGAGTTGGTGAGGCAGATTGTTGATGGAAGAGAAAGTAGTGTCACTTTCGATGAGTTTCCTTACTTCCTTAGGTcaaaacaaccacattaacatTGCTTCTCCTACAAGAAAGATgcatttatttgattttgttggAGCCAATATTATTCTACTGAATACTgatgatgttttatatatgatctttttttttggtacaaatgttaaatttatatttgatgTTGCAGCGAGAAAACTCGGCTTCTATTGACAAGTGCAGCTTATGTTCACCTGAAGCAGTTCGATATCTCCAAGCACACACGTAATCTTGCACCTGCGAGTAAGGCTATTCTTCTATCTGGACCTGCTGGTAAACATCTCTCGTACTTTTGTGTTCCAACCTTTTGTCTCCTTGATATTATCCAAATCTAGTGTAACTTTGGTCTTGTCTCTCTTTTCCTGCAGAATTCTATCAGCAAATGCTTGCAAAAGCATTGGCTCattattttgaatcaaaactATTGCTACTAGATGTAACCGACTTCTCTATTAAGGTGATAATAACTGTTGCATATAGTTTTAATTATTTCCAACAAAAGAAGAGTTTCTAAGCTTTTATGTTTTCTTGCTCATTGATACAGATGCAAAGCAAGTACGGATGCATCAAGAAGGAACCTGTACGTTACTTTGTGATCATATGCTTTGTAGCTTAACTTTGTCTTTTGTACAGACGGTTAttgtgttttttgtttcattccTATTGTTTGCTAGTGTCACAAGAGGTCTATTTCTGAGATGACATTAGACAAAATGTCTAATTTGATGGAGTCTTTCTCCATGCTCACCCAAAGGGAAGAAACAAGAGGTACATACATTATCAAAATCCTTGGCCTTAAAATTGCTTTTCCCCCTAATAAACCTCAAGTGTGAGCATTATTGACTTGTTGTAAATGGTAGGGACCTTGCGTAGGCTCACTAGTGGCAACGATCTTACCTCAAGGTacattttgcttcttcttttttccttcTTGGTGTAGCTTGAAACTCTCTTGGCGGCTTTTAATAAAAGCTGGAAGAGGTAGCtttatatgttttatgtaaGCTCACTAGTTCCTTTGAAGTACCAGGGGCTTTGAAGGCTCAAGTCATCCTAATCGACTGAAGCGAAATGCTTCTGCTGCTTCTGATATTAGTAGCATATCTTCCCGCTCTGCAAGTTCTGTTTCAGGTGTGGaaccatcttcttctttcctttCTTACGTCAAATTAGGCCTGAAGCCTCTTAAAATCTATACCTcttgttcttatttttttttcctgttaTACACATTTCTAGCTTCAAGCAAACGCAGTACAAACTTGTGCTTTGATGAGAAACTTTTCCTTCAGTCACTTTACAAGGTCTTGGTTTCGGTTTCTGAAACCAATCCCATAATAATATACCTAAGGGACGTTGAGAAGCTTATTCAGTCAGAAAGGTTCTACACGTTGTTCCAGAGGCTCTTGACTAAGCTTTCTGGTCCTGTTTTACTTCTCGTATCAAGACTATTAGAACCCGAAGATGACTGCCAAGAAGTAGGAGAAGGCATTTCTGCTTTGTTTCCTTACAACATCGAGATCAGACCCCCAGAGGATGAATCTCAGCTCATGAGCTGGAAAACTAGATTTGAAGATGACATGAAACTGATTCAGTTTCAGGACAACAAGAACCACATAGCTGAGGTTCTTGCGGCTAATGATCTCGAATGTGATGACTTAGGTTCCATATGCCATGCGGATACAATTTTCCTAAGCAGCCACATTGAGGAGATTGTTGTTTCTGCAATCTCTTACCATCTGATGAACAATAAAGAACCTGAATACAAAAACGGGAGGCTTGTAATATCTTCCAACAGGTACTAGGAATAATAATGGTCTCTTTTACGCCTGCGGTTTCGGTTTATTTGGTTTGGCCACAATCCCACCGAAGTGAACCGGGAAAATTGACTCGGTTAGGATTTTCTGTTAATcttgattttgaattttgtttctaaaaacCGATAtactttttggtttttggttagaATTTggtataattttctaaaaaatattgaatatttttggttaatttcGACTATTTtcgtttatttaaaaataataataatcaaaaaacaaaccgaaagtcgaataatttttcaaaaccaTATCGAACCAAACAAGACTCAAAACCGAAACTGAAccgaaaatcaaaaatttcggttcggatcggcTGGTTCAGTTTGGACAAAATCCGCAGGCCTAATCTCTTCAACACAAATTTTTTTACACCTTCTGATTAAACGGTTCTGCACCAGCTTGTCCCATGGACTGAGTATATTCCAGGAAGGTAGCAGATACCCTGAGGGCTCCTTGAAGCTGGATAGAAACACTGACTCCAAGGTATTCACATCTCTGACCATGTGCTTTTCAAATCTTAAAGTAACTTAAATATTACTGGCCCTGGTGCAGggagaagaaggtgaagagatAGTAAAGAGTGAGTCCAAATCTGAGACGGTTCctgaaaacaaaaatgatttaGAAAGATCGATTCCTGCAGCAAAGAATGAATGTCCCCTACCTCCAAAAGCACCTGTAAATGTAAACTAAAACATACTATTCAAACATTCATATCTCAAATGTATTTGCCTTACCTTACAGGTTTTGGTTTTGTAGGAGGTGGCTCCTGATAATGAATTTGAGAAGCGGATAAGACCAGAAGTTATCCCAGCAAAAGAGATTGGTGTGACCTTTGCTGATATAGGCTCACTAGATGAAACCAAAGAATCACTTCAAGAGCTTGTAATGCTTCCTCTCCGTAGGCCTGACCTTTTCAAAGGTGGTCTCCTCAAGCCCTGCAGGGGTATCCTCCTCTTTGGACCACCTGGTACTGGTAAAACTATGATGGCAAAGGCCATTGCCAACGAAGCTGGAGCTAGTTTCATAAACGTCTCAATGTCTACAATCACTTCAAAATGGTTTGGAGAAGACGAGAAGAATGTGAGAGCTTTGTTCACCTTAGCAGCCAAAGTGTCTCCAACTATTATATTTGTAGATGAAGTTGATAGCATGTTGGGGCAGAGGACAAGAGTTGGAGAGCATGAAGCTATGAGGAAGATTAAAAATGAGTTCATGACACATTGGGATGGGCTTATGTCGAATTCAGGTGATAAGATTCTTGTTCTTGCTGCAACTAACAGGCCTTTTGATCTAGATGAAGCCATCATTAGGAGGTTTGAGAGAAGGTAAATGGATCTTGTACTTCTTTCACTTGAAACCCTGAACTTGAGTTGTACTAACTCCAGCTTTTGTTGGGAAACAGAATCATGGTGGGTCTTCCATCGGTGGAGAGCAGGGAGAAGATCTTGAGAACCTTATTGTCAAAAGAGAAAACAGAAAATCTTGACTTCCATGAGCTTGCGCAGATGACAGATGGATACAGTGGAAGTGACCTCAAGGTTTGACACGATTCTCATCTCGCTTTACCTATACCTGAATCTTCTCTTCATGGACTGATTATAGTGAATGTTATACAAACAGAACTTTTGCACAACAGCTGCATATCGACCTGTAAGGGAGTTGATAAAGCAGGAGTGCTTGAAAGAccaggagaggaagaagagagatgaAGCAGAGAAGAGTAGTGAAGAGAGTTccgaagaaaaagaagaagcatcTGAGGAGAGAGTCATAACGCTGAGAGCTTTGAGCATGGAAGACATGGGAGTAGCTAAAAGCCAGGTAAGTTAAGACA contains these protein-coding regions:
- the LOC106376146 gene encoding uncharacterized protein LOC106376146 isoform X2, with product MEQKSVLFSALGVGVGLGLGLASGQGLGKWANGSVAAEDELTGEKIEQELVRQIVDGRESSVTFDEFPYFLSEKTRLLLTSAAYVHLKQFDISKHTRNLAPASKAILLSGPAEFYQQMLAKALAHYFESKLLLLDVTDFSIKMQSKYGCIKKEPCHKRSISEMTLDKMSNLMESFSMLTQREETRGTLRRLTSGNDLTSRGFEGSSHPNRLKRNASAASDISSISSRSASSVSASSKRSTNLCFDEKLFLQSLYKVLVSVSETNPIIIYLRDVEKLIQSERFYTLFQRLLTKLSGPVLLLVSRLLEPEDDCQEVGEGISALFPYNIEIRPPEDESQLMSWKTRFEDDMKLIQFQDNKNHIAEVLAANDLECDDLGSICHADTIFLSSHIEEIVVSAISYHLMNNKEPEYKNGRLVISSNSLSHGLSIFQEGSRYPEGSLKLDRNTDSKGEEGEEIVKSESKSETVPENKNDLERSIPAAKNECPLPPKAPEVAPDNEFEKRIRPEVIPAKEIGVTFADIGSLDETKESLQELVMLPLRRPDLFKGGLLKPCRGILLFGPPGTGKTMMAKAIANEAGASFINVSMSTITSKWFGEDEKNVRALFTLAAKVSPTIIFVDEVDSMLGQRTRVGEHEAMRKIKNEFMTHWDGLMSNSGDKILVLAATNRPFDLDEAIIRRFERRIMVGLPSVESREKILRTLLSKEKTENLDFHELAQMTDGYSGSDLKNFCTTAAYRPVRELIKQECLKDQERKKRDEAEKSSEESSEEKEEASEERVITLRALSMEDMGVAKSQVAASFAAKGAGMNELKQWNDLYGEGGSRKKEQLSYFL
- the LOC106376146 gene encoding uncharacterized protein LOC106376146 isoform X1, translated to MEQKSVLFSALGVGVGLGLGLASGQGLGKWANGSVAAEDELTGEKIEQELVRQIVDGRESSVTFDEFPYFLSEKTRLLLTSAAYVHLKQFDISKHTRNLAPASKAILLSGPAEFYQQMLAKALAHYFESKLLLLDVTDFSIKMQSKYGCIKKEPCHKRSISEMTLDKMSNLMESFSMLTQREETRGTLRRLTSGNDLTSRGFEGSSHPNRLKRNASAASDISSISSRSASSVSASSKRSTNLCFDEKLFLQSLYKVLVSVSETNPIIIYLRDVEKLIQSERFYTLFQRLLTKLSGPVLLLVSRLLEPEDDCQEVGEGISALFPYNIEIRPPEDESQLMSWKTRFEDDMKLIQFQDNKNHIAEVLAANDLECDDLGSICHADTIFLSSHIEEIVVSAISYHLMNNKEPEYKNGRLVISSNSLSHGLSIFQEGSRYPEGSLKLDRNTDSKGEEGEEIVKSESKSETVPENKNDLERSIPAAKNECPLPPKAPVNEVAPDNEFEKRIRPEVIPAKEIGVTFADIGSLDETKESLQELVMLPLRRPDLFKGGLLKPCRGILLFGPPGTGKTMMAKAIANEAGASFINVSMSTITSKWFGEDEKNVRALFTLAAKVSPTIIFVDEVDSMLGQRTRVGEHEAMRKIKNEFMTHWDGLMSNSGDKILVLAATNRPFDLDEAIIRRFERRIMVGLPSVESREKILRTLLSKEKTENLDFHELAQMTDGYSGSDLKNFCTTAAYRPVRELIKQECLKDQERKKRDEAEKSSEESSEEKEEASEERVITLRALSMEDMGVAKSQVAASFAAKGAGMNELKQWNDLYGEGGSRKKEQLSYFL